One segment of Castanea sativa cultivar Marrone di Chiusa Pesio chromosome 3, ASM4071231v1 DNA contains the following:
- the LOC142627582 gene encoding F-box protein At5g03100-like has protein sequence MGKDRTKLIKLVHPNSKIKLQKRTNLPQDRLSELPNEILVCILSSLSNLEERQRTSVLSKRWRYLFRNLVFDDSILVPLWKKYSCGEISKDRFTMTVSSERSKFISRVNRALLKLNPHDIIDQFKVVFNLDATYTSVIDNWISLSLRKKVKKLSLHLKTLWGNRYTLTSQLLQSYSLESLTDLSLASVDVTGEVLEYVLSHCPFIESLHVQNTWSLKNLKTSAPLPKLKHLEILYCDYFRQIEIHAINLVSFKYVVNMTTLKAVLGDVPNFVSLSVMGGYARYLFDNNDCSISRSLSQLETLDISYILGNRFKRIPELRNLRQLKLGIYHFTNGVFNCTSFLKASPMLHTFGLKVDLINLQLLIGLADENMKAQGNTYTQDTYTHQCLKVVELINFVGCFAQMQLALYVINKATSLEKIIIHTKKLSLTKVYSESTQKYLTARPINNAKELGTRLATGVELVIL, from the exons ATGGGGAAGGATCGGACTAAGCTGATAAAGTTAGTTCATCCTAACTCTAAAATAAAACTTCAAAag AGAACCAATTTACCCCAAGATCGGTTAAGTGAACTGCCAAATGAAATTCTTGTCTGCATTCTGTCATCACTATCGAATTTGGAAGAAAGGCAGAGAACAAGTGTCCTCTCTAAAAGGTGGAGATATTTGTTTCGTAACTTGGTTTTTGATGATTCAATTTTGGTACCTTTGTGGAAGAAATATAGCTGTGGAGAGATTTCTAAGGATCGCTTTACGATGACAGTGTCTTCTGAAAGATCTAAGTTTATTAGCCGGGTGAATAGGGCATTATTGAAATTGAATCCACATGATATTATAGATCAGTTTAAAGTTGTGTTTAACTTGGACGCGACGTACACGTCAGTTATTGACAATTGGATAAGCCTTTCACtgagaaaaaaagttaaaaagctTTCATTGCATTTAAAAACTCTTTGGGGTAATAGATATACTCTTACTAGTCAGCTTCTGCAGAGTTACAGTCTTGAATCCTTAACAGACCTCTCTTTGGCTTCTGTGGATGTGACTGGGGAAGTTCTCGAGTATGTTTTGTCTCATTGCCCATTCATTGAAAGTTTACATGTGCAAAACACGTGGTCTCTGAAGAATTTAAAGACTTCTGCCCCTTTGCCCAAGCTAAAGCATTTGGAGATATTATACTGCGACTATTTCCGCCAGATTGAGATTCATGCTATAAATCTTGTTTCTTTCAAATATGTAGTGAATATGACAACATTGAAGGCAGTTCTAGGTGATGTTCCCAATTTTGTTTCTCTGAGTGTGATGGGTGGCTATGCTCgatatttatttgataataatgaTTGCTCAATTTCACGTTCTCTCTCTCAGCTGGAGACACTTGATATAAGCTACATTTTG GGAAACCGGTTCAAAAGAATTCCAGAGTTAAGAAATCTTAGGCAACTGAAATTGGGTATATACCATTTCACGAATGGCGTCTTTAATTGCACTTCCTTTCTAAAGGCATCCCCTATGTTGCATACATTTGGGCTCAAGGTAGATCTTATAAATTTACAGTTGT TAATTGGA CTAGCTGATGAAAACATGAAGGCGCAGGGGAATACATATACACAGGATACATATACACACCAATGCCTCAAGGTGGTTGAATTGATTAATTTTGTTGGCTGTTTTGCTCAAATGCAGCTGGCCTTGTATGTAATCAATAAGGCTACCTCATTGGAGAAGATAATTATTCATACGAAAAAGCTAAGTCTTACAAAAGTATATTCTGAATCTACTCAGAAGTATTTAACAGCAAGACCTATAAATAATGCGAAAGAATTAGGAACAAGATTAGCCACAGGGGTGGAATTGGTGATACTATAA